The sequence GGAAGCGCATCCCGCACGTGCGCCGGGCGCTCGCGTTGAGCTACGTGCCGCGGGCGCTGTGGACGACCGGGCAGATGAAGCTGCCCATCCTGTTGCTCGACGGGCAGGCGATCGCGGACTCGACGCGCATCATCGAGGCGCTCGAACGCCTCCAGCCCGCACCGCCACTCTACCCGCGCGACGAGGCGGCACGCCAGCGGGCGCTCGCGCTCGAGGATTTCTTCGACGAG is a genomic window of Deltaproteobacteria bacterium containing:
- a CDS encoding glutathione S-transferase family protein codes for the protein MAPPVLWHFPISHFNEKARWALDWKRIPHVRRALALSYVPRALWTTGQMKLPILLLDGQAIADSTRIIEALERLQPAPPLYPRDEAARQRALALEDFFDE